The window AATGCCGGAAAGCGTCTGATAGAAGCTGCCGACTATGTATCTGAAATAAAAGCCGTAAAACATCCGTATCAAAAAGGCATTTCAGCCCGAAAGGGAATTGAATTTTAGGGTAACAGTTACTTTTGCAAGGTTTTACGGTACATATTCATGTATTCGTGGGCTGATTTTTCCCAACTGAAATCTGAACGCATACCTCTTTGAACAAGAAGGCTCCAGATATCTTTTTTGTTGTAATAAAAATCTACCGCGCGCCTGATTGTGTCCAGCATATCGTGGGCATTGTAATTTGTAAAAGTAAAACCGTTACCTTCCCCCGTAGTCTCGTTGTATGAAAAGACGGTATCATTAAGACCGCCGGTTTCACGGACTATGGGAACAGCTCCATAGCGGAAACTGAAAATCTGGCCAAGACCGCAGGGCTCAAACAAGGAAGGCATAAGAAACATATCAGATGCTGCATAAATTCTCTGAGCCAGAGTATCACTAAAGGTTATATTTGCTGAAACCTTGTCCTTATGCCAATATGCTGCATTCTCAAAAATGTATTTGTAATGCTCATCGCCTTTACCCAAAATGATAAGCTGAATATCCATTTGCAGAATTTCTTCAAGCACACGTTCAATAAGGTCAAACCCTTTTTGAGAGGTGAGTCTTGAAATAATACTGATTACAGGTACTTCCGGCTTTATTGGGAGGCCTAAATCCTGTTGCAGTCTTCGTTTGTTTTCGTACTTTTGTGATATTTTGTCAGCCGAGTACGTAGCATACAATCTGGCATCATTTTCAGGGTTATTTCTTTCGTAATCTATACCGTTCAAAATTCCGTATAAATCATTTGAACGACTGATTAATACACCATTTAATCCCTCACCGTAAAAGTTATTTTTTATTTCATCAGCGTAAGTAGGGCTTACAGTACTTATTGAGTCCGAATAAACAAGGCCGGCTTTCAAAAAGTTTACACTTCCGTTAAATTCAATTCCTTCTGAGGTAAAGTAGCTCCAATCCAACCCAAGCAGGTTTGAAAGCACTTCTTTAGGGAAGATACCCTGATATTTGAGATTGTGTATGGTAAATATGGTTTTAATATTTTTATAAAAGGGATTACTTTTGTATGCGGCTTTTAATAGAAGACTTACAACTCCCGTCTGCCAATCATTACAATGTATAATATCAGCCTTGAACCCTATAAAAGGAAGCAATTCTAATAGTGCCTTGCTGAAAAAAGTAAACTGTTCTGCCTGATCAAAATCCCCATAGAGTTCCGGCCTGTTAAAGTAATATTCATTATCAAGAAAATAATATGTTATTCCGTCATATTTTAATCTAAAAATACCGCAATACTGATGTCTCCAGGATACATCTGCATAAATGAAGCCCAGATATTCCATTTGTGACTTATACTCCTCAGAGATTGCGTTGTATTTAGGCATTACTACACGAATATCACAGCCCAGTTTTGACAGAGCTTTTGGAAGAGAACCGGCAACATCGCCAAGGCCTCCGGTTTTTGCAAAAGGGAATACTTCTGAAGAAGCAAACAAAATATTTATGTTATTCACCTTGTTACCTCCTGTAAATGCTAGTGGTATAAATTTTCCAGATACTTAAAGTCTAACAGAAAATGTTTCAACCTACAACAAACAGGGAATAAAGTAATCATAAAAATGTTGATTGACACAATAAGGAGGTTAGATTATTCTTGTATTAAATATTTTGACAGTAATATGAACGGAGGGTAGTAAAATGCAATTCAAAACAAGAGGTACATGTTCAAGTCAGATAAGTTTTGATATTGAAGAAGGAAAATTAAAAAATGTTCGGTTTAGCAAAGGATGTTCAGGAAATCTTCAGGGCATCAGTTCTCTGGTTGAGGGTATGCCGGCAGATGAAGTAATTGCAAAGTTAAAAGGGATTGACTGTCAGGGAAAAGGTACTTCCTGTCCTGACCAGTTGGCTTGTGCCATTGAATCGGTCTTAAAAACACAGCAGGCAGTATGATATAAATTTAAATTATCATAAACCTATCTATCAATTTTAAATGTAAAGTCGTATAATGTTAATAATAGGTTTTTATTATCCATTATTTATAATCTAAATTACATACTTTATGAAGGAGGCTTTAACAATGGATTTAAAGGATTTACTCAAAAAGAATAAAAAGAAATCAACTAAAAAGCAGGCTGCTAAAAATGTTGCAATAGGTGCTGGAATAGGAACAGCAGTAGGTGTAGCCGCCGGAGTACTTTTAGCTCCCAAATCAGGAAAAGAAACAAGGGATGATATAGCTAAAGTAACAAAGGACACACTGGATAATGTTAAGGATGGCTTGAATACTGCAAAAGAGAAGATAGAAGATCTTATAAAAAAGGAAAAGGATTGCTGCTGTTGTACTGAAAACGAAGCTGCTGAAGAATGTGTATGCACTGAGGAAGAAAAGGCTGAATAAAAGCTTTTATACACGAAAGGAAGTTTACATATGTCTATTACTTTAGACCTGAGTGTTGTGGCATGGTTCATATTATTTTGTATAGCTGTTATAATAGGGGTACTTTTAATAATCGTTTTAAGAAATTGCTTAAAGATTACTGATAGGGTTAACAAAATTCTAGATGACAATGCTGACTCAGTGGGAAAGACACTGGAAGTTTTACCTAGCACTGTGGCAAATATAGATGAGCTGGCAAAAAGTGCAAAAGGGACTTTAGATAAAGCTACTTCAGTAGTAACAACAGTTGAGGATTCGGTATCTGAGACCATAGATTCGTTTTCTTTTAATGCTGAAAACATATTGAATATTATTAATATTGCAAGTTCTGTAGTTAAATCTATTATCAGTTCATTTTCTTCAAAGCACTAGTTCTGGCACAATGACTTTTAAGGGCACTCAAAGAAATATTTTTGAGTGCCCTTTATTATTAAACTAATAACTAATTTATTGTAAAAGCAAGTATTGTGTGATATTATTTACTTACAAATTCCTACCAATTAGTTGCATATTTTTACTAAAGAATTCAAATAACGTTACGAGGTGAAATACTGTGGATGGAAACATAAGGCTAAGTGCTACAGTTATAAGTTGTATGGGCAGCAGCTCAAACAAAGACGATTTTTATTTCAACGGCAGCTTCTCGAATTGCCATAATACACAGAGTATTCAGTGTTCTTTTGAAAAATCCTCAAGTAACTTCGTTTTTGCTGTTTCAGATTCTATGGGAGTTGATAATGGTGAAACGGATAGTATATCTGCTGTAAGAGAAATAAAAAGATATCACGAAACTGCCAAAAAGCAGCATTTTTCTCTTGAAGCTATTACCGAAAAAATATATGAGGCAGTTCAGCTTTCCAGTAATTTAATATATAGTAAATCCGTTATATCCAGCCAGAACAACCCAATATTAACAGGCTTTTCTTCGTTAATTATTGAAAACAACAGGGCTGTGATAATGAACCTTGGTAATAATGGCGCTTTTCTGTTCAGACACGGACTTCAAAAAGATATTTTTTCAAATGGCGAAAGCAGAAAAAACGAAAAGCTTAAATCACTTGGGATAACCCCAAACACCACAGAGTTATATAATGATACCGATAAGATTCTAAAAATAGCAGAGCAGGAATCTAAAACAAAAATAAAGCTATCCTCCAGCATAAATATAGAAGAAGGCGATGTCATTCTCCTATGCAGTGACGGAATTTTAAACAATTTAAACAGAAGCAGGATTGAAGCAGTTATTGATTCGGGCTTAGACCCTCAAAAAATGGCCAGTGTTCTTTTTCAGGAAGCATTCAAGAACGATATGGATGAAAGCTTAACACTTATGGTTGCTAAAGTTGAAGAGATAAGAAACATATCTTATGTACCTGTTCGAAAAATGGAAACCTTTGATATGGATGAAGATGAGGACGAAGACGAAATGTCCGATGAGCCGGACAAAAGCCATAATGCTGTTAACTATATATTGGGATTTATATGTGTTTTGATAATATCAGGAGTTTTATTTATGGGCTATCTCATAATTAGCAGCAAGGGCCTGTTTGCTTCTGACGGTAAGCAGGGGAATCCCACACAGTCAACCCAGACGGCAGCAAATACCACAGGCACACCGTTAGCTGCTGCAAATAGTACCGCAACAGCTTCGAACTCTCAATCGGTACCATCTAAAGATAGCGATAGTAAGGACATTGACAATAATGACAGTGACAGTAAGGTCAGCGATAAAAACGTTGATGATGGCAAGGTCTCGGATACAAAAACAGAACCTGTAAAACCTTCTAAACCTTCGGTTACAAAGTCTGAAACTAAACCCTCTAAAACTTCTGGCACTAAGTCAGAAACTGAACCATCCAAACCTTCCGGCACAAAGTCAGAAACTAATGAATATACGGTACACGTGGTTCAAAAAGGAGAGACTCTAAGCTCTATTAGCACCAAATATTACGGAACACCGTCAAAGTATACTGAAATATTAAAATTTAACAATATGAAAAATCCAAACAGCATTAACATTGGTGATGAATTGAAAATACCAAAAACAAAATAATGCATGAAATAAGAGGGAACAACCTGCGGTATAGGTTGCTCCCTTATTTTTTTATGTTAAAAAGGTTACAAAGCTGTTGGTTGTAAAATTATCCATACGAAAATAAAATAGTTATATAAAATATGGAACTTGAAAAATTTTATTGCGTCTAAGTTTTTGGTAGGATTTACATGCATTAAAATCAAATAAAAAACAAGAGGTGATTGTATTGAAAAAATTTATTTCAATGTTATTGGTGGTTGCTATATTAGCTGCTTTTATGATTCCTGTAATGGCAGCCGATAGTTCAACACAGGTAGACAAAGAGCTGCAAAACGCTATTAAGTTTGTAAAATCAAAGATTGACATTCCAAAAGAGTGCACTAAATTCAATTACAATATTTACAACAGAAATGACCAAATTGTATGGAGTCTTGGCTGGACTGATACGGAGTCACAAAAGAGTATTAATGTACAGGTAAATGAAGACAATTTTATATCATCCTACAATTCCTATGATAACCTGCAAAATGATAGTAAAAAAATACCTAAGTTCTCAAAAGAACAGGCAAATAAAGTAGCAGACGATTTTATAAACCATATGGATTCTACACTTCCGGGTAAGTTCAAACTTAATGACACAACTGCTAATGATTATAACGGAGGATATAGTGTTAACTATATCAGACAAGAAAACGGTATTAAGTTTAAGACTAACTTTATTAACGTAATAGTTAATTCGTATACCGGAAAAGTAACGGGGTATACATGTAATTACTCAAAAAACACAAAGTTTGAAGATGCTTCAAAGATAATAAGTCTCAATCAGGCTCAAAAGGCATTTGCTGAAAAACTTGGACTCAAACTTGTATACAAGGTTAAAACTGAGAAAGATAAGCCTGTAACATATCTTGTATATGTTCCAAAGACAACCAATAAGTACATAGATGCTATTACAGGAGACATTGAAACTTCAAATAGCAGAATGTATGAATACGGTGAGAGTGCCCTGGCAGAGAAAATGGCTGTGATGGATGCTGCAGGAGTAGTTTCCAATATTGCGCTTACCCCTGACGAACTGGATGCGGTAAACGGTATATCCAACCTTATTACAAAGGATGAAGCTGACAAGAAATTGCGCTCGATAGGCAACTTGAATCTTGACAGTTCATATAAATTGACAAATTCCTACTTAGGAAAAGATTGGAGAAACAGCAATTCACTTGCATGGACTTTGTCCTATTCTAAAGTATTGGACGAAAGTAAGAAGCTGACAAAATCAGTTCAGATTACTATAGATGCAAGAACAGGAGCGTTTATAGAATTCTGGAGCGATAATATGGCATCAGCAGGTGCTGTTCCTCAAAAGTCAGCAGAACAGGCAAAAGCAATATGTGACGAAGCATTAAAAACACTTTTGCCGGATGTTTATGCAAAAGTTAAATATGATAATTCTAATGTAACAAAGGATTCAAAGCTTGAAAACTCATATTCCTTCAGATATGTAAGAAACGAAAACGGATTGGAGTGTCCTGATAACTATATCTCTATTTCCTATGATAATCTGTTAGGAGAGATAAGAAGTTTTTATACTTACTGGGGAAAGGATTTGAAGTTTGCTGATCCTAAAAATGTAATATCGGTTGAAGAAGCAAATAAGGTATTGTTTAACAAAATTGGGTATGGAATACAATATATACCCGGTGATTCCGATTCAGATGATGATGTAAACATGGATTATAAACTTGGTGTATTAAATACTAAAAATGCTGTTCTGGGATATTTTTCAGACAGTTCAAAACCATGTAATATCAGTGCTGTTAACGGAGACATTCTGGATAATTCCGGTGAGGTATACAAAGACAACAAGATTGCTGACTATTTAGATATAAATGGAGTAAAAGCAGCTGATAAGGTAAGAGTATTGACACAGATGGGTATAAGATACGTTGAGGATGACCTTAAACCGACTAATTCACTGTTGCAAAAGGATTATTTTATTCTGCTTTCAAGATTGAACGATTTTTATTACATTGACAGATCAAGTAATGATGACAAAATGATTGAAAATATGTACAGCCAATTGATTAATCAAGGTATTATAACAAAGGAGGATAAAGCTCCGCTTTCAGTGATTACCAGAGAGGATGCAGCCAAGTATTTTATCAAATTCAAGGGTTTAAGTGATGTTGCTGAATTAAAAGGCATTTACAAAAGCAGTTTCAAAGATGCAAATAAAATAAACCCAAATCTTGTAGGATATGTGTGCCTTGCTACAGGGTTTAAAGCAATGAACGGCAGCAACGGAAACTTTATGCCAAAAAACAAAATGACAAGGTTGGATGGACTTATGACTATATACAACTTTTTGGCTGCTAAATAAATAAAAATACAAAAAAAAAGAGGGGACTGGCAAAATTGCCAGTCCCTTAAATAATAGGGATTTATCAAAAATATAGAAATAAGCATTAAAAATAACATGAATTAATACTCATGTTCATGTATAATTATACAACGATTAAAAACATAATTCAAGTAAAATTTTAATAATTTACCATAATAAATCACTAAAACAAAAATTACCAGAAAATGTAACAAATACTTTCTATTTTTATTTGACTATATTCTTTATGAAAGATAAAATTAAGGAAAATACATAAAATAAATACATGGAGGTATATAAAAAATGCTTACACACATTGTTTTATTCAAATTAAATGACAAGAGTGAAGAAACCATTCTAAAAACAAAAAACCTATTGCTTGGATTAAAGGAACAAATACCTTGTTTGAAATTTATAGAAGTTGGAGTAGACATTGTTCATTCTGAAAGGTCATATGATATAGCACTTTACACCAAGTTTGATTCAATGGCGGACATGGAGACGTATCAGGTTCATCCTGCACATCTTAAAGTCCTTGAGCATATAAAGCTTGTTAAGGAAGCAGCTGTTGCCATAGACTATGAAAGTTAAACAACTGCTGATTAATTAACTGATTAATTATGGGAGAAAAGAAATGAAAAAATATATTGCAACAGTTTTAGCATTGACAATTACTGCAGCGGTTGCTACAGGATGCGGGGTGAACAAATACTACTCGGGAAATAAGCATGCAAACTCAACAAACAGTACACCAGTAACTACTGCTACTCCTTCAAAGGCAGCTGTAGCTACACAAGCTCAAGCTGATAACTCTCAAAAACCCGAACCGATAAAAATTGACTATAATAAGGTTAAGCCCAACGAAGCGGGGCAAATAATGGTTGTTATGTTTCATAACTTTGTGGAAACATACCCAAAGGGGAAAAACGAATACACAACAACTTTTGCAGAATTTGAAAGCTTGCTGGACGAACTATACCAAAAAAATTACAGGCTCGTAAGCCTTGAAGACATGTTAAACAATAATATAGACGTCCCGGCAGGTTGTATTCCTATGGTTTTCACTTTTGACGACGGGACAGCAGGTCAATTTAATCTTGTTGAGCAGGACGGACAGCTTAAAGCAAACCCAAAGTCAGCGGTTGGTATAATGGAGGCATTTAACAGTAAACATCCTGATTTCGGATTGAAAGGTACATTCTATGTGAACCTTGGAGCAGAAACTTTTAAGGGTGGGGGGACAGTTCAGGATAGACTAAAATATTTGATTGATAAGGGTTTTGAAATAGGAAATCATACCAAGAGCCACGTATCATTGCCTGGTGTTAAAACTGCGGCAAAAATGCTTGAGGAAGTCGGGGGAAATCAGAAATTAATGGAAGAGTATGTACCCGGATACAAGTTTAAAGCATTTTCATTGCCATTCGGAAATGCGTCAAAGAGTTTAAAGGACTATGTTATTCAGGGTAACTACCAAGGTACGGAGTATAAACATAACTCCATAGTACTCGTAGGTGCAAATCCATCTCCATCACCCGTTTCGCCAAAGTTCAATCCTTTTGCTGTTCCAAGAGTAAGGTCTACGGGACAGGAGAAGGTGGACTGTGACCTTGCATGGTGGCTCAATGCCATGGAAAAAGGAAGTTCACAATATGTTAGTGACGGTAATGAGGCTACAGTGGTAGTCCCTGAATCAAAAAAGCAAAATGTTGATACTGCAAAACTAAACGGCAAGCAGTTGATTACCTACTAAAAGAATAGAATAGCTATAATTGATAAAAGCTGTCGGGCATTATGTCCGGCAGCTTTTTGCATGGAATAGGGTATAAAATTTGACTTGCCAAACCATACTTTATATAAATATTTATTACTTTATTTCCCTTGCTATATAAGCGATTAACTGGGCAAATACCCTTGATTTCCTTAGGGTTATGTATCTTAGCCAACTATAGACCAGATTTACAATAAAATACCAAATGTAGTATAATAGATGTAAATATATGGATAATATCTGCTGCTGTGTCACATAGAGAAGGAGTGAATAATTAATGGGTCAAAAACAAGTAAGAAAGATACAAACAGATATAGACGTAAAAAGAAAATCTGTAAAACAAGTGGTGCTTCATTTAAAGAAAAAGATTACTTCCGAATATATGGGGAGTGAGTATATAAAGGAATGGCTATTACAAATAGAAGAAATACTTGCAAAGGATGAATTTGATGTAAAGGAATATATTAAAGCAAGAAAGGAGCTGAATGACATAATAGAAAGAACCCTGGACGAGCAAATGAGGTTTAAACTCAGGGATTCATGGTTTAGTTTGGGTAGAGCGCTGGAAAAGAAGGTGAAAATTAACTAAACATATCAGTACTAAAGATAAATCGGAGGTGAAAATGTTTAGAAAAAGACGCAAATTAATTGCTCGCAAGGAAATGGAAGTAATAGACGTAATTAAAAGGGATATAGAAACGGAGTTATTAAAAAAAGGAGTACGTGTATCGTGTATGAATTTAAACATAAATTCGGACAGAATATCCATGAATATCTTACTTAACAGCAGCAGAAGGCTGGCATAGCCTATTATTGATATCGACAAATCGAAGTAGTAGGGGACAAGACAAGTTCTTTATTGACATAATATTGGAACTATAATATAATCTAATTTACAAATTAAACAAGCGCTTTCACTCATTACCGGATGAGTGACTATAAGGCATTCAAGACTTAATCGTAGGTACGGTGTTTCGACACTATAAGATTTAGTTTTGGATGCCTATTTTGTTGGAAAGGAAGAAGTATGGATATTAAAGTGTACGAACAATTACCAGAGGATACAAAATACATCCGCAGAAACGTGTTTATTGAGGAGCAAGGATTTGAAAACGAATTTGATGATATTGATGATATGTCTACACATATTTTGATATATGAATCATCTGATCCCGTTGCTACTTGCAGGCTTTATTATAATGATGAAAGGCAAAACTATGTCATAGGACGTATTGCAGTTCTGAAGAAATTTAGAGGGAAGAATTATGGAGATGAGTTGATTAAAATGGCAGAACAAGAAATTGTAAAAATGCAAGGGAAAACTGTCCATTTAGCAGCACAAGTCAGAGTATCTGCGTTTTATAAGAAAAATGGTTATATTGCATTGGACGAAGTTCATATTGATGAAGGATGCATGTCCTTCAAAGCAAGATGCTGCAGATGTAATTTATATAGTGCTAGGTTAATATGGATCTTCTGCTTTTGAATGAGCAAAAGCCTGAATGTAGTCTTTTGATAAAATGCACATAATACTGTATGATATATTTAACAACCTATGGAGAAATACGATGAATAGTAAAAAAATGCTGGCGGAGTCGCTAGAGAAACTGCTGATGAAAAAGAACCTTGATGACATTCCGGTCAGTGAAATTGTAGTAGGAACATCTCTCTCCCGTAAGACCTTCTACCGTCACTTTAGAGATAAATATGACCTTGCAAGCTGGTACTTTGCCCAATTTTACGAAGCCAGTTTTGGTCGTATAACGACTGGACTTACTTGGGAGGAGGCATTATTGCACTATCTCGACATTTATCAGGAAAAATATATTGTCTTAAAAAATGCTTATGCAAGCCGTGATGTTAACGGCCTTCGTGCTTATGATATTTCAGTTACGAAAAAAACATATGAGAAATATTTGACAATTAAGGGTGCTGATATCAATTCAGAGACAATGCGCTTTGCAATAGATATAGCTTCTTGTGGTGGTACTGACATGGTTATCAAGTGGCTGCTTAGCGGAATGAAAATGGAAAAGGGCAAACTGGTCTGCTTACTTAAACAAACTTTACCAAACGATATTTTAAAATATATTGATTGATAGAAAGTCACAAAATGACACATATGTGACTTTTTGTGACTTTACCTTTACTGATTCCTCTATTACAATTAAATAAAACTAAATTATGCAAAAGTTATGAAAGGAAGAAGTAGGTCAGTTTTAATCATTCAGAGAGCATCTGGTTGGTGAGAAGGTGCAGATGAACTGGTTCGAATACATCCTGGAGCTGCTACCTGAATTGATAGTAGGGTCTGATGGGTACGCCCGATACAGCGTGTGAGTGTCTTTGCACTCGATGAGGGGAATTTTGTGAAGAATTTCCGAGTCAGAGGTGGTATCGCAATGTCTGCCCTCTGTTCCAATTGGAGCAGGGGGTATTTATATTTTAAGCATTTGGAAAAGGAGATGTTATAATGAAAATTTACGATGAACTTGTAGCCCGTGGCTTAATTGCCCAAGTTACCGACGAAGAAGAAATTAGAGAACTTATTAATAGTGGCAAAGCAACATTTTATATCGGATTCGATCCAACTGCGGATTCTTTGCATGTTGGCCATTTTATGGCACTATGCCTTATGAAACGCTTGCAGATGGCTGGAAACAAACCTGTAGTCCTTTTAGGCGGCGGAACTGGCTACATCGGTGACCCGTCCGGCCGTACTGACTTGCGTTCTATGATGACACCTGAGACAATTCAGCATAATTGCGATTGCTTTAAGAAACAGATGGAAAGATTCATTGAATTCGGTGATGACAAGGCAATTATGGTTAACAATGCAGACTGGCTCTTAAAGCTGAATTACATTGAATTACTTCGTGATGTAGGAGCTCACTTCTCTGTAAATAATATGTTACGTGCAGAATGTTATAAGCAGAGAATGGAAAAGGGTCTGTCTTTCTTGGAACTCAACTATATGATTATGCAATCCTACGATTTCTATTATCTATATCAGAATTATGGCTGTAATATGCAGTTTGGTGGCAACGACCAATGGTCTAATATGTTGGGCGGTACTGAACTAATTCGCCGTAAGTTAGGCAAAGATGCCTATGCAATGACTATTACACTATTAATGAATTCTGAAGGGAATAAGATGGGAAAGACTGCAAAAGGTGCTGTGTGGCTTGATCCCAATAAAACCACACCTTTTGAATTCTACCAGTATTGGCGTAATGTTGGTGATGCTGATGTTCTAAAGTGCATACGTATGCTTACCTTCTTGCCACTTGAACAGATTGATGCAATGGACAAATGGAAAGGTAGTCAACTAAATGAAGCTAAGGAAATTCTGGCGTATGAACTGACTAAGTTGATTCATGATGAAGAAGAAGCCCAAAAAGCAAAGGACGCTTCTCATGCTCTCTTTGCAGCTGGAACTGATGATTCACACATGCCAACTACTGAAATTGAAGTAGAGCATCTTGTCGATGGTGTTATAGGTATTTTGGATTTGATCACGGCGTGTAGATTAACGGCTTCTAAGAGTGAAGCAAGACGTCTGATTCAACAGGGCGGTATATTTATTAATGATGCAAAAGTTGAATCCATTGATTGTAATATTACTTCGAAACAATTGAAAAACGGTGTTAAAATACGTAAAGGAAAGAAAACTTACCATAAGGTTTTGATAAAGTAAAGAATTAATGATAAATATTATAAGGTTTAGAAAACATTGAAATATCCAATTTACTATGCTTAATATGCCGAATAGGCAATTTGCAGTTATTTTAACTGAATATAACAGACCAGTCCACGTTGTTAGCAACACATGGTTTTTTGGATGAGAAGCATACTGCGGCGAAAATATTTATTTGTTTCGCCGCCCTAAAACTGCAGATTAGCGAATATAATCCATATTTGGTTTAGTATAGTTAATAAGCATTTTTATACGAATATAGATTAATCGCCTTTGTAAGAGGGCTATTTTTGGCAAAGAATAATGTTATGTATACCTTGTTAACCTTAGAAATTTTAGAAAACACAAAATTTGGGAAACTCCCATTTATCCTAAACGTCCTTGATACATAATTGATAATTTGCCATAAACCTTCTCCAAATTTCGTATTGGCATAGTCCATTTTTTCACAGGCTCTATCTTTACAAATTATTGATTAATCTTAATAGGGATAAACGTATTCGTTTTCTGGTTTTATTGTATTTTCTACTTTGTCAGCTTTAATTGCAGGAGTTTTTTGACCTTTATAATCAATTGCCTTTATAGTACCGGTTACTTTTATCCAGCTATCTTTTTTCAGCTCAGATGCTTTTACGTATTGGCACAATAATCCCATTGGCTGTAGGTCGGCGGTACAACATGCCATCATCAGCCTTGCCGGAACAAACTCGTTTTCTCTTAATTCTTTATCCTTAAAAACAAACCCTATAATCTCAATTTTTTTGCCTTCATATTTACTCATGTTGGTGTAGATTTCCTCTATCCATTGTACAAAATTATTATCCCTTACAAAAATAGTATCGTCTTGAAGCTTTAAAGCACTGTCCGTTGTATCAGGAACTGTTTGTACAAAATCTGTTGTGGAGGAACTTTGGCTGTTGTCTGTATTTGTTAATGTAACATCGCCAAAAGCCATAGAAGTTGAGTTCATTGATTTTGCGGGAAGTGAAAATGCCATGAAGAGGGGTAACAGAAAAAACAAATATGGTGTTAAGCTGACTTTCCTTCTGGGCTTAAAAATGTCCCGGCATAGGAATAATGAAATAATAACCATTACTACGATGCAAAATTTAACATATGGC of the Ruminiclostridium papyrosolvens DSM 2782 genome contains:
- the glgA gene encoding glycogen synthase GlgA, with product MNNINILFASSEVFPFAKTGGLGDVAGSLPKALSKLGCDIRVVMPKYNAISEEYKSQMEYLGFIYADVSWRHQYCGIFRLKYDGITYYFLDNEYYFNRPELYGDFDQAEQFTFFSKALLELLPFIGFKADIIHCNDWQTGVVSLLLKAAYKSNPFYKNIKTIFTIHNLKYQGIFPKEVLSNLLGLDWSYFTSEGIEFNGSVNFLKAGLVYSDSISTVSPTYADEIKNNFYGEGLNGVLISRSNDLYGILNGIDYERNNPENDARLYATYSADKISQKYENKRRLQQDLGLPIKPEVPVISIISRLTSQKGFDLIERVLEEILQMDIQLIILGKGDEHYKYIFENAAYWHKDKVSANITFSDTLAQRIYAASDMFLMPSLFEPCGLGQIFSFRYGAVPIVRETGGLNDTVFSYNETTGEGNGFTFTNYNAHDMLDTIRRAVDFYYNKKDIWSLLVQRGMRSDFSWEKSAHEYMNMYRKTLQK
- a CDS encoding TIGR03905 family TSCPD domain-containing protein; translation: MQFKTRGTCSSQISFDIEEGKLKNVRFSKGCSGNLQGISSLVEGMPADEVIAKLKGIDCQGKGTSCPDQLACAIESVLKTQQAV
- a CDS encoding YtxH domain-containing protein, whose amino-acid sequence is MDLKDLLKKNKKKSTKKQAAKNVAIGAGIGTAVGVAAGVLLAPKSGKETRDDIAKVTKDTLDNVKDGLNTAKEKIEDLIKKEKDCCCCTENEAAEECVCTEEEKAE
- a CDS encoding LysM peptidoglycan-binding domain-containing protein, which produces MDGNIRLSATVISCMGSSSNKDDFYFNGSFSNCHNTQSIQCSFEKSSSNFVFAVSDSMGVDNGETDSISAVREIKRYHETAKKQHFSLEAITEKIYEAVQLSSNLIYSKSVISSQNNPILTGFSSLIIENNRAVIMNLGNNGAFLFRHGLQKDIFSNGESRKNEKLKSLGITPNTTELYNDTDKILKIAEQESKTKIKLSSSINIEEGDVILLCSDGILNNLNRSRIEAVIDSGLDPQKMASVLFQEAFKNDMDESLTLMVAKVEEIRNISYVPVRKMETFDMDEDEDEDEMSDEPDKSHNAVNYILGFICVLIISGVLFMGYLIISSKGLFASDGKQGNPTQSTQTAANTTGTPLAAANSTATASNSQSVPSKDSDSKDIDNNDSDSKVSDKNVDDGKVSDTKTEPVKPSKPSVTKSETKPSKTSGTKSETEPSKPSGTKSETNEYTVHVVQKGETLSSISTKYYGTPSKYTEILKFNNMKNPNSINIGDELKIPKTK
- a CDS encoding DUF4901 domain-containing protein gives rise to the protein MIVLKKFISMLLVVAILAAFMIPVMAADSSTQVDKELQNAIKFVKSKIDIPKECTKFNYNIYNRNDQIVWSLGWTDTESQKSINVQVNEDNFISSYNSYDNLQNDSKKIPKFSKEQANKVADDFINHMDSTLPGKFKLNDTTANDYNGGYSVNYIRQENGIKFKTNFINVIVNSYTGKVTGYTCNYSKNTKFEDASKIISLNQAQKAFAEKLGLKLVYKVKTEKDKPVTYLVYVPKTTNKYIDAITGDIETSNSRMYEYGESALAEKMAVMDAAGVVSNIALTPDELDAVNGISNLITKDEADKKLRSIGNLNLDSSYKLTNSYLGKDWRNSNSLAWTLSYSKVLDESKKLTKSVQITIDARTGAFIEFWSDNMASAGAVPQKSAEQAKAICDEALKTLLPDVYAKVKYDNSNVTKDSKLENSYSFRYVRNENGLECPDNYISISYDNLLGEIRSFYTYWGKDLKFADPKNVISVEEANKVLFNKIGYGIQYIPGDSDSDDDVNMDYKLGVLNTKNAVLGYFSDSSKPCNISAVNGDILDNSGEVYKDNKIADYLDINGVKAADKVRVLTQMGIRYVEDDLKPTNSLLQKDYFILLSRLNDFYYIDRSSNDDKMIENMYSQLINQGIITKEDKAPLSVITREDAAKYFIKFKGLSDVAELKGIYKSSFKDANKINPNLVGYVCLATGFKAMNGSNGNFMPKNKMTRLDGLMTIYNFLAAK
- a CDS encoding Dabb family protein translates to MLTHIVLFKLNDKSEETILKTKNLLLGLKEQIPCLKFIEVGVDIVHSERSYDIALYTKFDSMADMETYQVHPAHLKVLEHIKLVKEAAVAIDYES